The DNA segment CCGGGATGCCCAAGGTCGAGTGCATCTTCGTCGAGGAGTTTCAGCCCGAAGGACCTTACGGGGCCAAGGGGGTTGGGGAGATCGGCAACATCCCAACGGCCGCGGCGATCGCCGGCGCGCTGTGGTCCTACGACGGTGTACGCCGGACCCGGCTGCCGATGAAGGATTCTCCCGCGGCCCGAGGATTCGTGAGATGGACCTCGTCCTGACCGGCGGCACCGTACTTGCATCGCTGGACGCGCCGGCGCTTCTCCAGGCCGACGTGCTGATCCAGGGAGGCCGCGTCACCGCTATCGGCCGGGCTCCGGAGGGTCTTCCCCGCCGCGACTGCTCGGGCTGCCTGATCATTCCTGGGAACGTCTGCGCGCACACGCATCTATACTCTGCGCTGGCGCGAGGCATGCCCTACGGCCTGGAGCCGCCGGCCGACTTCACGCAGATCCTACAGCGCGTCTGGTGGCGCCTGGACCGGGCCCTGGACGAGGAGACGGTCCGCGCGTCGGCGCGCTCCGGCGCGATGAGCGCGCTGCTCTCGGGTACGACCACGGTTGTTGATCACCACGCCTCGCCCAACGCCATCGCGGGCTCACTCGACGTCATCGCGGACGCGCTCGGCGAGATCGGCCTGCGTTCGGTTCTCTGCTACGAGGTCACCGACCGCGATGGGCCCGAGCGGGCGCGCGCCGGGGTCGAGGAGAACCGGCGTTTCCTGGCCGCGCAGCGGCCCATGGCAGGGGGCCTCGTGGGCGCGCACGCGTCGTTCACCCTCTCGACGGACACGCTGGCCGCCTGCGTAGAGGTCGCGCGCCGGGCAGGCGCGGGCGTTCACGTACACGTGGCCGAGGACATGGCAGATCAGCGCGATGCCATGGCCCGCTTCGGCCGGCGCGTGGTGGGCCGGCTGGCCGATGCCGGCGCCCTGGACGAGCGGGCGGTCCTGGTTCACTGCGTGCACGTGGACGACGGCGAGATCGCCGCGATTCTCGGCTCTGGAGCGACCGTGGCGCACAACGCGCGATCCAACATGAACAACTCGGTCGGCCGCGCGCGGGTGGG comes from the Armatimonadota bacterium genome and includes:
- a CDS encoding amidohydrolase family protein, whose amino-acid sequence is MDLVLTGGTVLASLDAPALLQADVLIQGGRVTAIGRAPEGLPRRDCSGCLIIPGNVCAHTHLYSALARGMPYGLEPPADFTQILQRVWWRLDRALDEETVRASARSGAMSALLSGTTTVVDHHASPNAIAGSLDVIADALGEIGLRSVLCYEVTDRDGPERARAGVEENRRFLAAQRPMAGGLVGAHASFTLSTDTLAACVEVARRAGAGVHVHVAEDMADQRDAMARFGRRVVGRLADAGALDERAVLVHCVHVDDGEIAAILGSGATVAHNARSNMNNSVGRARVGRLGERVVLGTDGIGADMFAESAAAYWRAREDDLFLGFAWPLQRMAAGARMAGRILGEPALGRIEPGAPADITVLDYPTPTPLHEGNLAGHWLFGLSARHVRDVLVQGELVVADRRLKRVDQDELAAQARTQTERLWRRLEEIGPHEFEPAGGTRP